From Xylocopilactobacillus apis, a single genomic window includes:
- a CDS encoding PTS mannose/fructose/sorbose/N-acetylgalactosamine transporter subunit IIC, which translates to MINAILVSVWAGICALDDLGTQMIRRPLLISAVVGLLMGDLKDGLLIGATLEVMWMGVGNVGAYAAPDLISGSAIGTALGIASGGTATAVALAVPTSLLAQQLLILYRSGIVYLNPIMDRVAETGDFDKVFRINYIPMLLTFLIRAVPTFLAVYFGSGAIKSVVNALPKQVMTGLSVAGSIIPAVGIGLLMLMMMKKGELWVFFIAGFTLAVYLKLSVLPVTLISLPMALIYDYATQKANSAKDNSESDSKIVNEEEEYDL; encoded by the coding sequence ATGATTAATGCAATTTTAGTTTCTGTTTGGGCTGGCATTTGTGCCCTTGACGATTTAGGAACACAAATGATCCGTAGACCACTTCTAATTTCCGCTGTTGTTGGATTGTTAATGGGTGATTTAAAAGATGGGCTGTTAATTGGTGCTACGCTTGAAGTTATGTGGATGGGTGTTGGGAACGTTGGAGCTTATGCCGCTCCTGATTTAATTTCAGGAAGTGCAATTGGTACTGCACTCGGGATTGCTTCTGGAGGAACTGCTACGGCAGTAGCACTTGCAGTACCTACTTCATTATTAGCTCAACAGTTGTTAATTTTGTATCGCTCAGGGATTGTTTATTTAAATCCAATTATGGATCGTGTTGCTGAAACCGGAGATTTTGATAAAGTTTTTCGGATCAATTACATTCCAATGTTATTAACCTTTTTAATTAGAGCTGTGCCGACATTTTTGGCAGTTTATTTTGGTTCAGGAGCTATTAAAAGTGTTGTTAATGCTTTACCTAAGCAAGTAATGACAGGGTTAAGTGTGGCAGGCAGTATTATACCGGCAGTTGGTATTGGTCTTTTAATGTTAATGATGATGAAGAAAGGTGAGTTATGGGTTTTCTTTATTGCAGGATTTACTCTTGCAGTTTATCTTAAATTATCTGTTTTACCAGTAACGCTGATATCTTTACCAATGGCTTTAATTTACGATTATGCAACACAGAAGGCAAACAGCGCTAAAGATAATTCAGAATCTGATTCTAAGATTGTGAA
- a CDS encoding PTS sugar transporter subunit IIB, protein MMIVFSRIDDRLIHGQVVTTWVNLYKIEQIIVLNDKIAGDKTQQNILKMAAPQGINVRAFSIEKFSEVIKQTEIKRRTMLIFSNSVDVLRSVKLGVPIDQLNVGGMRYQEGREKLTKALSVTEEEKVAFQDLLDRNVKITVQMVPNDEKIDLKEVLK, encoded by the coding sequence ATGATGATAGTCTTTAGCAGAATTGATGATCGATTAATCCATGGTCAAGTTGTAACTACGTGGGTTAATTTATATAAAATTGAACAGATAATTGTTTTAAATGACAAAATTGCCGGAGATAAAACCCAGCAAAATATATTAAAAATGGCTGCTCCACAAGGAATTAATGTTCGAGCTTTTAGTATTGAAAAATTTAGTGAAGTTATTAAACAAACCGAGATTAAAAGAAGAACTATGTTAATTTTTTCAAATAGCGTGGATGTTTTAAGATCGGTTAAATTAGGGGTTCCTATTGATCAACTAAATGTTGGTGGAATGAGATATCAGGAAGGTAGAGAAAAATTAACTAAAGCATTATCAGTAACAGAAGAAGAAAAAGTAGCTTTTCAGGACTTGTTGGATCGAAACGTTAAGATCACTGTCCAAATGGTTCCAAATGATGAAAAAATTGATTTAAAAGAGGTACTTAAATGA
- a CDS encoding PTS sugar transporter subunit IIA: MGEIAILLMSHGNFAKSAIESAELIVGKQNNYEVLSVFLVDQVDTLKEKMYQKINKLDTGNGLLVLTDIIGGTPNNLAGNLINRSDTVICSGLNMPMLLEILTNRNQELSYIEELIKSSYQAGLFIRNTNLIEEYEEGDDDSL, translated from the coding sequence TTGGGTGAGATAGCTATACTATTAATGAGTCATGGTAATTTTGCAAAGTCAGCTATTGAAAGTGCGGAATTAATTGTGGGTAAGCAAAATAATTATGAAGTATTGTCTGTATTTTTAGTCGATCAAGTGGATACATTAAAAGAGAAAATGTATCAGAAAATTAATAAATTAGATACAGGTAATGGCCTATTGGTTTTAACAGATATTATTGGTGGGACGCCCAATAATTTAGCTGGAAATTTAATTAATCGATCGGATACCGTTATTTGTTCAGGTTTGAATATGCCAATGTTGCTTGAAATTTTAACAAATCGAAATCAAGAATTAAGTTACATTGAAGAATTGATTAAAAGTAGTTATCAGGCAGGATTATTTATTAGAAATACAAATTTAATTGAAGAATACGAGGAGGGTGATGATGATAGTCTTTAG